One part of the Melioribacteraceae bacterium genome encodes these proteins:
- a CDS encoding saccharopine dehydrogenase NADP-binding domain-containing protein has protein sequence MNHSEKKLMIYGANGYSAQLIIEELLKRGIKPVLSGRNREAVSSIAQKYSCEFRIFDLTGETESYQSLNDINTVLNCAGPFKYTAKDLIDYCLETSTNYIDITGEIPVFAYAFGNNRKAVEKGIVILPGAGFDIIPSDCLARKLSEKLPDATNLKLGFSNKKGRISRGTLLTTLEFISGKGKIRKEEKLIDSPVGEYIIRIKRNKFSFYGLSIPWGDVFTSFYSTGIPDAEVYLGLPRPLFYIRPALLLFLKLFKLNFVKKLAADYISRNITGPDFNRRKLTETYIWGRVQNNTGRMEEEVYRIMEGYDLTARGAAECAVRIMEGNVKPGTHTPSTAFGSNFLDLFVLEKII, from the coding sequence TTGAACCATAGTGAAAAGAAATTAATGATCTACGGTGCCAACGGTTACTCCGCACAGTTGATCATAGAAGAATTATTAAAGAGAGGAATTAAACCGGTCCTCTCAGGAAGAAACCGGGAAGCTGTCTCTTCAATTGCACAGAAGTATTCGTGTGAGTTCAGAATTTTCGATCTTACTGGGGAGACAGAATCTTATCAATCTCTGAATGATATCAATACAGTATTAAACTGTGCAGGTCCTTTCAAATATACCGCAAAAGATCTGATCGATTATTGTCTGGAAACCTCAACAAATTATATTGATATAACCGGTGAAATACCTGTCTTTGCTTATGCGTTCGGCAATAACCGGAAAGCCGTTGAAAAAGGGATTGTGATTTTACCCGGTGCCGGATTCGATATAATACCTTCCGATTGCCTTGCCCGGAAATTGAGTGAAAAACTCCCCGATGCAACAAACCTTAAACTCGGATTCTCGAATAAAAAAGGAAGAATATCCCGGGGTACATTACTTACAACTCTGGAATTCATCAGCGGTAAAGGAAAAATCAGGAAGGAAGAAAAATTAATCGATTCTCCGGTAGGGGAGTACATTATCAGAATTAAACGTAATAAATTTTCGTTTTACGGTCTCTCAATTCCATGGGGCGATGTGTTCACTTCTTTTTATTCTACCGGTATACCTGATGCAGAAGTCTACCTGGGTTTACCCCGGCCATTATTTTATATCCGCCCGGCTCTGCTCTTATTCCTGAAACTCTTTAAACTAAATTTTGTAAAGAAACTTGCGGCGGATTACATTAGCAGAAACATTACCGGTCCGGATTTTAATAGAAGAAAACTAACAGAAACTTATATCTGGGGACGCGTTCAGAATAATACAGGCCGGATGGAGGAAGAAGTATATAGAATTATGGAAGGTTATGATTTAACTGCGCGCGGCGCAGCAGAATGTGCAGTAAGAATTATGGAGGGAAATGTTAAACCCGGGACTCACACACCATCAACGGCGTTTGGCAGTAATTTTCTGGATCTATTCGTGCTTGAAAAAATTATTTAG
- the menE gene encoding o-succinylbenzoate--CoA ligase, which yields MIKIPGENHWLKNQAELYGGSPALICEGNVISYSELLKQSCRIAAILKLNKIEEGEPVGILLGHSKKFVKIINALWFIGALPVPLNSRNSVGENFSALNFLKSRFLITDLKGIDRRSGNGINVIDVDGNDFNDLGESNLETNSIFDINNNSLILFTSGSTGKPKAVVHTFKSLYESVLTTDSFSGLTRDDLWLASLPFYHIGGFMILIRSLLAGSAVVIPESINFSGISEALTFYNPTHISLVSTTLKQLLDKRVSPNKKLKCVYLGGGPLDTNLCREALINGFPVIKVYGSTETCSMVCALSTEQFIDKSDSAGRPVGNNKIKIIDAGGNECPEGQSGEILIKCGSIFKEYYNNPEETGKKKIDSYYHTGDYGFTDGKGFLFVGPRKDDVIITGGENVNTKEVEQFIIQLPSVIDAFVYSEKDPAWGDIICAAVVTNKKTTSEEIRSQLKNMMASFKVPKRIYLVDKIPRNEIGKVERDKLNRSSG from the coding sequence ATGATAAAAATTCCCGGGGAAAATCACTGGCTGAAAAATCAGGCTGAATTATACGGTGGGTCGCCAGCTTTAATTTGTGAAGGAAATGTGATTTCATATTCCGAACTGCTAAAGCAATCTTGCCGTATTGCTGCAATTCTAAAGTTAAATAAAATTGAAGAGGGGGAACCGGTAGGAATTTTACTCGGTCATTCCAAAAAATTTGTGAAGATAATCAACGCACTCTGGTTTATTGGAGCTCTCCCCGTTCCGTTGAATTCACGAAATTCAGTCGGGGAGAATTTCAGCGCGCTCAATTTCCTTAAAAGCAGATTTTTAATAACCGATTTAAAAGGAATTGATAGAAGATCCGGAAACGGGATTAATGTAATTGATGTTGACGGAAATGATTTCAATGACCTGGGTGAATCCAATCTAGAAACTAATTCCATTTTCGATATCAATAACAACTCCCTAATACTTTTTACATCCGGCAGTACCGGAAAACCGAAAGCTGTGGTTCATACTTTCAAAAGTCTATATGAAAGTGTTTTAACTACAGATTCATTTTCCGGTCTTACCAGGGATGATCTCTGGCTGGCGTCACTCCCCTTCTACCATATCGGCGGTTTCATGATTCTAATCCGGTCTCTGTTGGCTGGATCAGCAGTGGTTATTCCGGAATCAATAAATTTCTCGGGAATATCCGAAGCCCTGACATTCTATAATCCGACACACATCTCACTTGTTTCCACAACACTCAAGCAGTTATTAGACAAACGGGTTAGTCCGAACAAAAAACTTAAATGCGTCTATCTCGGCGGCGGTCCTCTCGATACAAATCTTTGCCGTGAGGCATTGATAAATGGCTTTCCGGTAATTAAAGTTTACGGATCAACCGAAACATGTTCGATGGTCTGTGCTCTTTCAACAGAGCAATTCATCGATAAGTCGGATTCGGCCGGAAGACCGGTCGGGAATAATAAAATTAAGATAATTGATGCCGGCGGAAATGAATGCCCAGAGGGTCAGTCGGGAGAAATACTAATTAAGTGCGGCTCGATCTTTAAGGAATACTATAATAATCCTGAGGAAACAGGTAAAAAGAAAATTGATAGTTATTATCACACAGGGGATTACGGATTTACTGACGGTAAAGGATTTTTATTTGTCGGACCGAGAAAAGACGATGTTATAATAACCGGCGGCGAGAATGTAAATACTAAAGAGGTTGAACAGTTTATTATTCAGTTACCATCTGTTATAGACGCATTCGTTTATTCTGAAAAGGATCCGGCCTGGGGCGATATAATTTGTGCGGCTGTAGTAACAAACAAAAAAACAACAAGCGAAGAGATTCGCAGTCAATTAAAAAATATGATGGCATCATTCAAGGTGCCAAAAAGAATCTATTTGGTAGATAAGATACCGCGAAACGAGATTGGTAAGGTTGAGAGGGATAAATTAAATCGATCATCCGGCTGA
- a CDS encoding toxin-antitoxin system YwqK family antitoxin, with the protein MKIYFIICFFLSLILNAQEIKREFYPNGKLKSEGYYENGIKNGIYKEYHENGKLWKEWIFEDGKEIGISTWYFNDGTKSMEWNYTNGKLEGLSKWFYETGELWAEPNYVNDLQEGFNKTYYKSGALQAIWNYKNGRLNGLSKIYFENGSIEVERYYVDDKLEGKSRVYYDFGAVALEANYKNDLLDGTSYFYYPDGSIQVVDTYDMGQIVKRERFGIGGKFDKIEESFTEYYDEGTIRSELNFREGRLNGKVRHFYSNGTLKSDLFYENGKIEKEARSYYDNGNLKETAFFIGGMKNGLAHEYNVDGIKIAEINYVNDLRDGPAKKYYLSGELKSEVIYKINKVDGTVITYFRNGRIRSEEKYSNGLREGITKYFFENGNVSDFYVYKNNLINGKAISYTIDGRIKSERNYLNGELGGN; encoded by the coding sequence GTGAAAATTTATTTTATCATATGCTTTTTCCTTTCATTAATTCTCAATGCTCAGGAGATTAAAAGAGAATTCTACCCCAACGGGAAGTTGAAATCGGAAGGTTACTACGAGAACGGAATCAAAAACGGCATCTATAAAGAATATCATGAAAACGGAAAACTTTGGAAAGAATGGATTTTTGAGGATGGCAAAGAGATAGGCATATCAACCTGGTATTTTAATGACGGTACAAAAAGTATGGAGTGGAACTATACCAATGGTAAACTGGAAGGTTTATCAAAATGGTTCTACGAAACAGGTGAACTATGGGCAGAACCGAATTACGTGAATGATCTTCAAGAGGGATTTAATAAAACTTATTATAAGTCGGGCGCACTACAGGCAATCTGGAATTATAAGAATGGAAGGCTTAACGGCCTTTCGAAAATCTATTTTGAAAACGGTAGTATCGAAGTGGAAAGATATTATGTGGACGACAAACTCGAAGGCAAAAGCAGGGTCTATTACGATTTCGGCGCGGTTGCTTTAGAAGCTAATTATAAGAATGATCTTCTCGACGGAACCTCGTACTTCTATTACCCCGACGGCTCTATTCAGGTTGTCGATACCTATGATATGGGACAAATAGTTAAAAGAGAAAGATTCGGGATAGGCGGAAAATTTGATAAGATTGAAGAAAGCTTTACCGAGTATTACGACGAAGGTACAATCCGGTCGGAACTGAATTTCCGGGAGGGAAGACTCAACGGCAAAGTTCGCCATTTCTATTCGAATGGAACCTTGAAATCGGATCTTTTTTACGAAAACGGAAAAATTGAAAAGGAAGCCCGCTCCTATTATGATAACGGAAACCTTAAGGAGACGGCATTTTTTATCGGTGGAATGAAGAATGGACTTGCCCACGAGTACAATGTAGACGGAATTAAGATCGCAGAAATTAATTATGTTAACGACCTGCGTGACGGTCCTGCAAAAAAATATTACTTAAGCGGCGAATTAAAATCAGAAGTTATTTATAAAATTAATAAAGTTGACGGTACCGTAATCACTTATTTCAGAAACGGAAGGATCCGCTCTGAAGAAAAATACAGCAACGGATTGAGAGAGGGAATTACAAAATATTTTTTTGAAAACGGAAATGTTTCTGATTTTTATGTTTATAAGAACAACCTGATAAACGGTAAAGCAATCTCATATACAATCGACGGGAGAATAAAAAGCGAACGGAATTACCTGAACGGTGAGCTGGGCGGAAATTGA
- a CDS encoding RnfABCDGE type electron transport complex subunit B has translation MELTLIIAIATMGGLGFIFAGGLAFADRKLRVEENPLISKVNELLPNANCGGCGSAGCYDFAVKVVEGKALPTGCPVGGEETARSIAEVLGIESGATVKMVPRILCRGGNSEAVKKMTTYYGPLSCKAMAIVSGGDKLCFYGCLGGGDCVEACPFGAMIMNENGIPEVIEELCTGCGICVKACPRNIIEMHPADRNVFVFCKNQDDPKRSKEVCSVACIGCGICARKSDGGIEMFNNLGIINYDKLDSSKIPFEKCSTGAIRKIGDREITVN, from the coding sequence ATGGAACTGACACTGATAATTGCAATCGCCACAATGGGCGGATTAGGATTCATATTTGCGGGCGGACTCGCCTTTGCCGATAGAAAGCTGCGCGTTGAAGAGAATCCACTAATCTCAAAAGTAAATGAGTTATTACCGAATGCAAATTGCGGCGGCTGCGGAAGTGCAGGCTGTTACGACTTTGCTGTTAAAGTAGTAGAAGGTAAAGCACTTCCTACCGGGTGTCCTGTTGGTGGAGAAGAAACGGCAAGGTCAATTGCTGAAGTACTTGGTATAGAATCAGGCGCCACTGTTAAAATGGTTCCGAGAATATTGTGCCGTGGCGGCAATAGCGAAGCGGTAAAAAAGATGACAACTTATTACGGACCGTTAAGCTGCAAGGCAATGGCTATTGTTTCGGGTGGCGATAAACTCTGTTTCTACGGTTGTCTCGGAGGCGGCGATTGTGTTGAAGCGTGTCCTTTCGGCGCGATGATTATGAATGAAAACGGGATTCCGGAAGTGATTGAAGAATTGTGTACCGGCTGTGGTATTTGTGTTAAAGCCTGTCCGAGGAATATTATTGAGATGCATCCTGCAGATAGGAATGTTTTCGTCTTCTGTAAAAATCAGGATGATCCAAAAAGATCTAAAGAAGTCTGTTCTGTAGCATGTATTGGATGCGGCATCTGCGCAAGGAAATCCGACGGAGGCATTGAAATGTTTAACAATCTTGGGATAATAAATTACGATAAACTCGATTCTTCTAAAATTCCGTTTGAAAAATGCAGCACCGGCGCAATTAGAAAAATTGGTGACAGGGAAATAACGGTTAACTGA
- the menC gene encoding o-succinylbenzoate synthase, giving the protein MILKKIKYAPFKTGFKKPFSSAGIIIKERKGFYLIVENKDGNQFTGEVSPLPGLSSETLEEAERDIRFIIDSFQERQIDDDFYKQIDSIYDKPVVPSVRFGFEQALLNYLFSVQRETIQSVFLRKSNYLVPVNALVDLGDYEKVIRQSKELLKSGYKTIKIKVGRPDFSDDQRIIEFIRKEVPGNPVLRLDANGSWDPDTAYENLKKLSDYNIQYVEDPCSHFECMLKVSKAVNVPVAPDSPIKTFDELRNVLELGHFNFVVVKPMITGSIFKLIDEIKFAEEKNINVIISSSFETTIGRSMLIFLSSIVHHSHAHGLSTSDFIEKSILPEYYPVDHGSIKFDRDTYPPYFKVLQ; this is encoded by the coding sequence ATGATCCTTAAAAAAATTAAATACGCTCCATTCAAGACCGGATTTAAAAAACCTTTCTCCTCGGCTGGGATAATAATTAAGGAACGAAAAGGTTTTTATTTAATTGTTGAAAATAAAGACGGTAATCAATTTACAGGCGAAGTTTCGCCGTTGCCGGGCTTAAGCAGCGAAACACTTGAGGAAGCCGAAAGGGATATTCGTTTTATTATCGATTCTTTTCAAGAGCGGCAAATCGATGATGATTTTTATAAACAGATTGATTCAATTTATGATAAGCCGGTTGTCCCCTCTGTCCGATTCGGATTTGAACAGGCATTGTTAAATTATTTATTCTCCGTACAACGAGAAACAATTCAGTCCGTTTTCCTCAGAAAGTCGAATTACTTAGTTCCTGTTAACGCGCTTGTCGATCTTGGAGACTATGAAAAAGTAATTAGGCAATCTAAAGAATTGTTAAAGTCGGGCTATAAAACTATCAAGATAAAAGTCGGACGACCCGATTTCAGCGACGATCAACGCATTATCGAATTTATTAGAAAAGAGGTTCCCGGGAATCCGGTTCTCCGGCTCGATGCAAACGGATCGTGGGATCCCGACACTGCGTACGAAAATCTCAAAAAGCTGAGCGATTATAATATTCAGTACGTAGAAGATCCGTGCAGTCATTTCGAATGCATGCTGAAAGTCTCAAAAGCTGTAAATGTTCCTGTTGCGCCCGACTCGCCTATAAAAACTTTCGATGAATTAAGAAATGTTTTAGAGCTTGGACACTTCAATTTTGTTGTTGTAAAACCGATGATCACCGGTTCAATTTTTAAACTGATTGACGAGATTAAATTCGCAGAGGAAAAGAATATTAACGTGATCATCTCTTCATCTTTCGAAACAACAATCGGAAGAAGCATGCTTATTTTTCTTTCATCTATTGTTCATCACAGTCACGCGCACGGACTTTCAACCTCAGATTTCATAGAGAAGAGTATTCTGCCGGAATATTATCCGGTTGATCACGGTTCAATTAAATTTGATCGTGATACATATCCCCCATATTTCAAGGTTTTGCAATGA
- a CDS encoding FAD:protein FMN transferase produces MRKNLIYILLTITLISCGSKDIIKRTAVIMGSEVEIQIKGVNEVTANKAITASFQEVRRIDTLFSTYMTGNPMWLLNNTDADEVMVSVEMFSMLKKCDSIWKMTEGAFDPAIGNLIDLTGFEKGSPQLPDESQVKEVLSRIGWKNIELKGENVIVKPKELKISFNAIVPGYAADRIANILSNFGIKEYLINVGGEVFARGENWKIGIQHPRRQNELIGTIKINGMGVSTSGDYEQYIKMEGKRYSHLLDPRTGYPANLCESVTIISKETSLADALSTGVFILGPVKGIELIERLENVEGLIVDSTGTIYKSSGFEKFLSGK; encoded by the coding sequence ATGAGAAAAAATCTAATTTACATATTATTAACTATTACGTTGATCTCCTGCGGCAGTAAAGACATTATAAAACGTACTGCAGTTATTATGGGAAGCGAAGTTGAGATTCAAATAAAAGGTGTTAATGAAGTAACTGCCAATAAAGCAATAACAGCTTCGTTTCAGGAAGTCAGACGCATTGATACATTGTTTTCAACATATATGACCGGAAATCCTATGTGGCTGCTTAACAATACCGATGCGGATGAGGTTATGGTTTCTGTCGAAATGTTCAGTATGTTGAAGAAGTGTGACAGCATCTGGAAAATGACTGAAGGTGCTTTCGATCCGGCAATCGGTAACCTAATCGATTTGACCGGATTTGAAAAAGGATCTCCGCAACTGCCGGATGAAAGTCAAGTTAAAGAAGTATTGTCAAGGATCGGCTGGAAAAATATTGAACTAAAGGGAGAGAATGTTATAGTAAAACCGAAAGAACTTAAAATCAGTTTCAATGCGATAGTTCCCGGTTATGCAGCAGATAGAATTGCAAATATTCTCTCTAACTTCGGCATAAAAGAATATCTGATTAATGTTGGTGGTGAGGTCTTTGCAAGAGGAGAAAATTGGAAAATTGGGATACAGCATCCGCGTCGACAGAATGAACTGATCGGCACTATTAAGATAAATGGAATGGGAGTCTCAACATCTGGAGATTATGAGCAGTATATTAAGATGGAAGGAAAACGGTATTCGCATCTTCTCGATCCTCGGACGGGATACCCTGCAAACCTGTGCGAATCTGTTACTATTATTTCTAAAGAGACATCGCTTGCCGATGCCCTTTCAACCGGAGTCTTTATTCTCGGCCCTGTTAAAGGAATTGAACTGATTGAACGACTCGAAAATGTGGAAGGCCTTATTGTAGATTCAACAGGAACAATTTATAAGTCATCTGGTTTCGAAAAATTTTTATCGGGGAAATAG
- a CDS encoding TerC/Alx family metal homeostasis membrane protein: MENVILFPFSEYWGVYVGFTIFVLLVLALDLGVFHREAHEVSFKEAATWSVVWIMLALIFNAGFYFYAEWKFTTQPEYASIPGFIPEAAARQSALEFLTGYIIEKSLSVDNIFVFVVVFTFFTIPAKYQHRILFYGILGALIFRIIFISLGSVLLQYHYIIIIFGIFLILTGIKILFAPEKEINPDKNPVIKLLKKFLPVTPSIEGQKFFIRQNGVLYATPLLICLVFVELTDIIFAVDSVPAIFAITKEPLIVFTSNIFAILGLRALYFLLAGVVNKFKYLKYGLGLVLIFVGLKMAWLNEAFGGKFPISWSLGIIIGILSLSIIISLIVTKEKT, translated from the coding sequence ATGGAAAATGTAATCTTATTCCCTTTTTCTGAGTATTGGGGAGTCTATGTTGGATTTACAATATTCGTTTTACTAGTGTTAGCACTCGACCTGGGAGTATTTCACAGAGAGGCTCACGAAGTTTCTTTCAAAGAAGCTGCAACATGGTCCGTTGTCTGGATAATGCTTGCACTTATATTTAACGCAGGATTCTATTTTTATGCCGAATGGAAGTTCACCACACAACCGGAATATGCGTCGATTCCCGGATTCATACCCGAGGCGGCTGCAAGGCAATCGGCTCTCGAGTTCCTGACCGGTTATATTATCGAGAAATCCTTGTCTGTAGATAACATCTTTGTTTTCGTGGTTGTATTTACATTTTTTACTATCCCGGCAAAGTACCAGCACAGGATTCTTTTTTACGGAATTCTTGGAGCACTCATTTTCAGAATCATTTTTATTTCTCTCGGCTCGGTCCTGCTTCAGTATCATTATATCATAATTATATTCGGCATTTTCCTGATACTTACAGGTATAAAAATTCTGTTCGCACCTGAAAAAGAGATCAACCCGGATAAGAATCCTGTAATTAAACTGCTCAAGAAATTCCTCCCGGTTACACCATCGATCGAAGGACAGAAGTTTTTCATCCGTCAGAACGGAGTTTTATATGCCACACCGCTTTTAATCTGCCTTGTATTCGTCGAGTTGACCGATATAATCTTTGCTGTAGATTCTGTCCCGGCAATCTTTGCAATCACAAAAGAACCATTGATTGTATTTACTTCGAACATTTTCGCAATACTAGGTCTTCGTGCTCTTTATTTCCTTTTGGCAGGAGTCGTAAATAAATTCAAATATCTTAAATATGGACTGGGGCTGGTACTGATTTTTGTTGGATTGAAAATGGCCTGGTTGAACGAAGCCTTCGGCGGCAAATTCCCGATCAGCTGGTCGCTCGGAATAATCATCGGAATATTATCTCTTTCAATTATAATCTCACTTATCGTAACTAAAGAAAAAACTTAA
- a CDS encoding acyl-CoA thioesterase codes for MFNTECKVNFFDADPAGIIFYASLFKFSHAAYEDILKSLKTERDYFFDSELVLPIVHAEADYLKPIKAGDILDVNVHVSRLLKSSFELTYTFELPDRSIAAIAKTVHVAVSKNSFTKAYLPEDLYSGLSKHSAG; via the coding sequence ATGTTTAATACCGAATGCAAAGTCAATTTCTTTGATGCAGATCCTGCGGGAATCATTTTTTATGCAAGCCTCTTTAAGTTTTCCCATGCCGCTTATGAAGATATATTAAAGAGTCTGAAAACGGAAAGAGACTATTTTTTCGACAGTGAATTGGTTCTGCCCATCGTTCATGCTGAAGCTGATTATCTTAAACCGATTAAAGCAGGCGATATTCTTGACGTTAATGTTCACGTATCGCGTTTGTTAAAATCCTCATTTGAACTCACTTACACTTTTGAATTGCCGGATCGTTCTATTGCCGCAATAGCAAAAACTGTGCATGTTGCGGTATCCAAGAATTCATTTACAAAAGCTTATTTACCCGAAGATCTCTATTCAGGACTTAGTAAACACTCAGCCGGATGA
- the menB gene encoding 1,4-dihydroxy-2-naphthoyl-CoA synthase produces the protein MKWTRVKEYKDILYEKMDGIAKISINRPEKRNAFRPETTKELYDAFNDAREDSSVGVILLTGNGPAKDGKYSFCSGGDQSIRGDKGYVGKDGVPRLNILDVQKQIRSIPKPVIALVAGYAIGGGHVLHVMCDLTIAADNALFGQTGPKVGSFDGGFGSSYLARIVGQKKAREIWYLCRQYNAQEAFDMGLVNKVVPVDQLEEEGIKWAKEILEKSPLALRLLKSAFNAELDGQAGIQELAGNATLLYYMSEEAKEGRDAYNEKRKPDFSKFKRVP, from the coding sequence ATGAAATGGACTAGAGTAAAAGAATACAAAGATATTTTATATGAAAAGATGGATGGAATTGCGAAAATTTCTATCAACCGTCCCGAAAAAAGAAATGCATTCCGTCCGGAGACTACCAAAGAACTATACGATGCATTCAATGATGCACGCGAGGATTCATCGGTCGGCGTAATACTTCTTACGGGAAACGGCCCGGCCAAAGACGGTAAATATTCATTCTGTTCCGGAGGCGATCAATCGATAAGAGGCGATAAAGGTTATGTGGGCAAGGACGGTGTACCGCGTTTGAATATTCTTGACGTCCAGAAACAGATTAGAAGCATTCCAAAACCCGTAATAGCGCTTGTTGCAGGATATGCTATCGGAGGAGGTCATGTACTTCACGTAATGTGCGATCTTACTATCGCCGCCGATAATGCACTCTTTGGGCAGACAGGGCCTAAAGTAGGAAGCTTCGACGGAGGATTCGGCTCAAGCTATCTAGCGAGAATAGTCGGTCAGAAAAAAGCCAGGGAAATCTGGTATCTGTGCCGTCAGTATAATGCTCAGGAAGCATTCGATATGGGGCTGGTTAATAAAGTTGTGCCGGTCGATCAGCTGGAAGAGGAAGGTATAAAGTGGGCAAAAGAGATTCTTGAAAAGAGTCCCCTGGCACTCCGGCTCCTAAAATCGGCATTCAATGCTGAACTCGACGGTCAGGCTGGAATCCAGGAGTTAGCCGGAAACGCAACACTTCTTTATTATATGAGTGAGGAAGCTAAAGAAGGGCGGGATGCTTATAATGAAAAGAGGAAGCCGGACTTTTCGAAATTTAAAAGGGTACCCTGA
- a CDS encoding 1,4-dihydroxy-2-naphthoate polyprenyltransferase, giving the protein MNPTTNTISKFDAWILASRPKTLLAAVVPIIVGSSLAINDGKFRPVAALIALLCSILIQVGTNFVNDLYDFLAGTDRKERTGPQRAAASGILSVVEMKSGIAITFGICFLLGLYLVYINGWEILILGIVSIVAGIAYTAGPFPLAYNGLGDLASFLFFGLVGTVGTYYVQAQEISSTAFWSSIPVGALITNILVVNNYRDRIEDQSNGKNTLAVLIGERFTRIQYVLFLIISYSILFVVYFTYKESIFVFLPLISLPLSLKLIKMIYSLKGRDLNKTLELTAKLSALYGLLFAIGILV; this is encoded by the coding sequence ATGAATCCTACTACAAATACAATTTCAAAATTTGATGCATGGATCCTCGCATCCCGGCCTAAGACTCTGCTTGCCGCCGTTGTGCCGATAATTGTCGGTTCCTCGCTTGCAATAAATGACGGTAAGTTCAGACCCGTTGCCGCACTCATTGCACTCCTCTGTTCAATCCTCATTCAGGTAGGAACAAACTTTGTAAATGATCTTTACGATTTTCTTGCGGGGACAGACCGCAAAGAAAGAACCGGGCCGCAGCGTGCGGCAGCTTCTGGAATCCTTTCAGTTGTTGAAATGAAATCCGGTATCGCGATAACATTCGGCATCTGTTTTCTGCTGGGACTATATCTTGTTTATATAAACGGCTGGGAAATTTTAATACTCGGTATTGTTTCCATTGTTGCTGGAATCGCATACACTGCCGGTCCTTTCCCGCTTGCTTATAACGGGCTTGGCGATCTCGCGTCGTTTCTTTTTTTCGGACTTGTTGGAACCGTAGGCACCTATTACGTGCAGGCGCAGGAAATTTCATCAACTGCTTTCTGGTCGTCAATACCCGTCGGTGCATTGATTACCAATATTCTGGTTGTGAATAATTATCGGGACAGGATTGAAGATCAATCTAACGGAAAAAACACTCTGGCAGTTTTGATCGGCGAACGTTTTACAAGAATTCAATATGTGCTTTTTCTGATTATATCCTACTCAATTCTTTTTGTAGTTTATTTTACTTACAAGGAAAGTATCTTTGTTTTCCTGCCATTGATCAGTCTGCCTCTTTCACTAAAACTGATTAAGATGATCTATTCTCTTAAAGGTAGAGATCTGAATAAAACTCTTGAACTTACTGCAAAATTATCCGCCCTTTACGGATTGCTTTTCGCAATCGGTATTCTTGTATGA
- a CDS encoding SoxR reducing system RseC family protein, which yields MVEEVIVENAVVLSVHDRIAEVSVIPDKKCEECSAKIICKPDNGRNIVRVDNLAGAVAGDNVKIEIKGNTVLFASFLLYGIPLLILIAGIFSGLSIFSGNDSAEIYSVLFGIGLMIIYFFLSYSLNKRHRQEILPKIVFIERIH from the coding sequence ATGGTTGAAGAAGTTATTGTCGAAAATGCGGTTGTACTTTCCGTCCATGACCGGATCGCGGAGGTCTCCGTAATTCCGGATAAAAAATGCGAGGAATGTTCTGCTAAAATTATTTGTAAACCGGATAATGGCAGAAATATTGTTAGAGTAGATAATCTGGCGGGTGCCGTTGCGGGCGATAATGTAAAAATAGAGATTAAAGGTAATACAGTTTTATTTGCTTCATTCCTGCTCTACGGAATTCCGTTGCTGATATTAATTGCCGGTATTTTCTCAGGCTTATCAATATTTTCGGGTAATGATTCGGCTGAAATCTACTCGGTTCTTTTCGGTATCGGTCTTATGATAATTTATTTTTTTCTATCCTATTCACTAAATAAAAGACACCGGCAGGAGATCCTTCCGAAAATTGTTTTTATTGAAAGAATTCACTAA